Proteins from one Nakamurella multipartita DSM 44233 genomic window:
- a CDS encoding acyl-CoA dehydrogenase family protein, which yields MSTAISTDLFTLTEDHRAVREAIRDLAEHEIAPHAADVDERERYPIEAQKALTAAGFQAVHIPEEYEGAGADAVATVIVIEEVARVCGSSSLIPAVNKLGSMPLLLSASEELKQQVLPSIASGEAMISYALSEREAGSDAAAMRTRAVRDGDDWVLNGTKCWITNAGVSSWYTVMAVTDPDKRAKGISAFVVHADDPGFVVGSKERKLGIKGSPTREIHFENCRIPGDRIVGEPGTGFATAMATLDHTRPTIGAQAIGLAQGALDVAIGYIKERRQFGRHLAEFQGLQFMVADMAMQIDAARTLVYQAAAAAERGDANKTYLSAAAKCLASDVAMKVTVDAVQLLGGAGYTRDFPVERMMRDAKITQIYEGTNQVQRLVMARALLK from the coding sequence ATGAGCACGGCAATCAGCACCGACCTGTTCACCTTGACCGAGGACCACCGGGCCGTCCGGGAGGCGATCCGCGATCTGGCCGAACACGAGATCGCTCCGCACGCGGCCGACGTCGACGAGCGGGAGCGGTACCCGATCGAGGCGCAGAAGGCGCTGACCGCGGCCGGATTCCAGGCCGTGCACATCCCCGAGGAGTACGAGGGCGCCGGGGCCGACGCGGTGGCCACCGTCATCGTGATCGAGGAGGTGGCCCGGGTCTGCGGCTCGTCGTCGCTGATCCCGGCGGTCAACAAGCTCGGGTCGATGCCGCTGCTGCTGTCCGCATCCGAGGAACTCAAGCAGCAGGTGCTGCCGAGCATCGCCAGCGGCGAGGCGATGATCTCCTATGCGCTGTCCGAACGGGAGGCCGGTTCGGATGCCGCCGCCATGCGCACCCGGGCGGTCCGCGACGGCGACGACTGGGTGCTCAACGGCACGAAGTGCTGGATCACCAATGCCGGTGTGTCGAGCTGGTACACGGTGATGGCGGTGACCGATCCCGACAAGCGGGCCAAGGGGATCAGCGCGTTCGTCGTGCATGCGGACGACCCGGGATTCGTCGTCGGCAGCAAGGAGCGCAAGCTCGGCATCAAGGGCTCGCCCACCCGGGAGATCCATTTCGAGAACTGCCGGATCCCGGGTGACCGGATCGTCGGCGAGCCGGGCACCGGATTCGCCACCGCGATGGCCACTCTCGATCACACCCGGCCCACCATCGGTGCCCAGGCGATCGGCCTGGCCCAGGGCGCCCTGGACGTGGCCATCGGCTACATCAAGGAGCGTCGGCAGTTCGGCAGGCACCTGGCCGAGTTCCAGGGACTGCAGTTCATGGTCGCCGACATGGCGATGCAGATCGACGCCGCCCGCACGTTGGTCTACCAGGCGGCGGCGGCCGCCGAGCGGGGCGATGCGAACAAGACCTACCTGTCGGCCGCGGCCAAGTGCCTGGCCTCGGATGTGGCCATGAAGGTCACCGTCGACGCGGTGCAACTGCTGGGCGGGGCCGGCTACACCCGGGACTTCCCGGTGGAGCGGATGATGCGCGACGCCAAGATCACCCAGATCTACGAGGGGACCAACCAGGTCCAGCGGTTGGTCATGGCCCGCGCCCTGTTGAAGTAG
- a CDS encoding MFS transporter — MTVPPPGDAAAAPRVAGPGPFRRLLVATTSANLADGLMVVAVPWLASAITRDPVSIALVTAATRLPWLLFSLPVGAITDRFDRRRLVGLAATARAVLLLGFALLLVAVGAPAADPSAGADPAAGAGTGTVAGGDHSGVLLAGLVVLALLVGLAEVVGDNSAQTLIPSLVPEQRLTTANGRLWAAETVANQFVGPPLAGLLIAVGIALPFFVGAGGFAVAAAMVFTIAGSFRPPRSDGPPTRLSAEIAEGVRWLMGHRLLRSLAISLGVLNAASAMGAAVFVLFGQEVAGLDATGFGLLMTGSAVGAVLGGIAGPRLIRRWPPGTALAAAIVGMGAGDLLFGLLSQFAALWAVSLVTAVFIVVWNVITVSLRQSLIPDRLLGRVNSVYRFFGWGTIAIGTLLGGLVVWAFEPVVGREWAVRLPFLLCGLSYLLLLAWAWPRINNEQIARARAQAGEGGAAGADGPLAR; from the coding sequence TTTCGCCGGTTGCTGGTCGCGACCACCTCGGCCAACCTGGCCGACGGGCTGATGGTGGTCGCGGTGCCCTGGCTGGCCTCGGCGATCACCCGCGACCCGGTGTCGATCGCGCTGGTCACGGCGGCCACCCGGTTGCCCTGGCTGCTGTTCTCCCTGCCGGTCGGGGCGATCACCGACCGGTTCGACCGGCGGCGGCTGGTCGGTCTCGCGGCCACGGCGCGCGCGGTGCTGTTGCTGGGGTTCGCGCTGCTGCTGGTGGCCGTCGGTGCGCCCGCCGCGGATCCGTCGGCCGGCGCGGATCCGGCGGCCGGCGCGGGGACCGGCACGGTGGCCGGCGGCGACCACTCCGGGGTCCTGCTGGCCGGGCTCGTCGTCCTGGCCCTGCTGGTCGGCCTGGCCGAGGTGGTCGGGGACAACAGTGCACAGACGCTGATCCCGTCCCTGGTTCCTGAGCAACGGTTGACCACCGCGAACGGGCGGCTGTGGGCGGCCGAGACCGTCGCCAACCAGTTCGTCGGCCCGCCCCTGGCCGGTCTGCTGATCGCGGTCGGCATCGCCCTGCCGTTCTTCGTCGGCGCCGGCGGGTTCGCCGTGGCCGCGGCCATGGTGTTCACCATCGCCGGCTCGTTCCGGCCACCCCGTTCGGACGGCCCGCCGACCCGGCTGTCGGCCGAGATCGCCGAGGGCGTCCGCTGGCTGATGGGTCACCGCCTGCTGCGCTCGCTGGCCATCTCGCTGGGCGTGCTCAATGCGGCCAGTGCCATGGGTGCGGCCGTGTTCGTGCTGTTCGGGCAGGAGGTGGCCGGGTTGGACGCCACCGGATTCGGCCTGCTGATGACGGGCTCGGCGGTCGGCGCCGTGCTCGGCGGGATCGCCGGCCCCCGGCTGATCCGGCGCTGGCCGCCCGGCACGGCGTTGGCGGCGGCGATCGTGGGCATGGGCGCCGGCGATCTGCTGTTCGGGCTGCTGTCACAGTTCGCCGCGCTCTGGGCGGTCAGTCTGGTGACCGCCGTGTTCATCGTGGTCTGGAACGTGATCACGGTGTCGCTGCGTCAGTCGCTGATCCCGGATCGACTGCTCGGCCGGGTCAACTCGGTGTACCGGTTCTTCGGCTGGGGCACGATCGCGATCGGCACGCTGCTGGGCGGGCTGGTGGTCTGGGCGTTCGAGCCGGTCGTCGGCCGGGAATGGGCCGTGCGGCTGCCGTTCCTGCTGTGCGGGCTCAGCTACCTGCTGTTGCTCGCCTGGGCGTGGCCGCGGATCAACAACGAGCAGATCGCCCGAGCCCGGGCGCAGGCCGGTGAGGGGGGAGCAGCCGGAGCGGACGGGCCCCTGGCGAGATAA